Proteins encoded in a region of the Gammaproteobacteria bacterium genome:
- a CDS encoding alpha/beta fold hydrolase has translation MDKRIFNPLFLTIALIGGMLTHNNFADSVVGDIEFTNCKVSDPTGKLQVTAECAVFSVPENYAQADAKKIDLHIARFKAKNEKDRESATTLLAGGPGQGAIESFVPNMLRLKKINTNQDIYLIDQRGTGKSNRMQCDTDNFDTTVEYDPEIVKEYTSKCLAGLPGDPRYYTTSVAMRDLDEIRKALGLEQWNLYGGSYGTRTAQHYLKQYPNRVRSVILDGLVSPDRPLGPEIALESQRALDDLLKRCSNDTDCSNAFPELEKNVRDLIDELKQESRQVTIENMVTGKKEDLLFTSAHLAGGIRMALYSPITMSILPNLLYEAAVNQHYGPLARQSINQTRQIADLMSMGMHNSVLCTEDADKFDDVQIDMSKLENSYLGKDFFDAMKLTCDIWPRGEIDEGFHELVTTDKPVLLLSGSVDPVTPPAYAEQAMQNMSNSNHIVLEGQGHIQMAVGCMPTILAKFIEQASFEEIETECLNKVKPEPFFIDFNGPTP, from the coding sequence ATGGATAAACGTATTTTCAACCCCCTGTTCCTGACAATCGCTTTAATCGGCGGCATGCTGACTCATAACAACTTTGCCGATTCGGTAGTGGGTGATATCGAATTCACCAATTGCAAGGTTTCAGATCCCACTGGCAAATTGCAAGTAACAGCCGAATGCGCTGTGTTCAGTGTTCCTGAAAATTATGCGCAAGCTGATGCAAAAAAGATTGACTTACATATCGCTCGTTTTAAAGCTAAAAATGAAAAGGATCGTGAAAGTGCTACGACCTTGCTCGCAGGTGGCCCCGGCCAAGGCGCCATTGAAAGTTTTGTACCGAATATGCTTCGCCTCAAAAAAATCAATACCAATCAGGACATTTATTTGATCGACCAGCGTGGCACTGGTAAATCAAACCGAATGCAATGTGATACAGATAACTTTGATACCACTGTGGAATACGATCCGGAGATTGTGAAGGAATACACCAGCAAATGCCTGGCTGGGCTTCCCGGCGATCCGCGTTATTACACTACCAGTGTGGCCATGCGAGACCTGGATGAAATACGCAAGGCATTAGGTCTGGAACAATGGAATTTATACGGCGGTTCTTACGGCACGCGCACGGCACAACATTATCTAAAGCAATACCCCAACCGTGTTCGGAGCGTCATCCTAGATGGCTTAGTATCTCCCGACCGTCCACTTGGCCCAGAGATCGCACTTGAAAGCCAGCGCGCATTAGATGATCTATTAAAAAGATGTTCCAATGACACAGATTGCAGTAATGCCTTTCCGGAATTGGAAAAAAATGTTCGGGACTTGATCGATGAGCTTAAACAAGAATCCAGGCAAGTTACCATCGAAAACATGGTGACGGGTAAAAAAGAGGACCTGTTATTCACCTCGGCGCATCTCGCCGGTGGCATTCGCATGGCATTGTATTCGCCAATAACTATGTCTATCTTGCCCAATTTACTTTACGAAGCGGCAGTCAACCAGCATTACGGTCCTCTGGCCAGACAATCGATCAACCAAACTCGTCAAATAGCCGATTTAATGAGTATGGGCATGCACAATTCGGTTTTGTGTACCGAAGACGCCGACAAGTTTGATGATGTTCAGATAGACATGAGCAAACTCGAAAATTCTTACCTTGGCAAAGATTTTTTTGATGCCATGAAATTAACTTGTGACATTTGGCCAAGGGGCGAAATTGATGAAGGCTTTCATGAGCTGGTAACAACCGACAAACCGGTTCTATTGCTTTCAGGATCCGTTGACCCGGTTACGCCGCCCGCCTACGCCGAACAAGCCATGCAAAACATGAGCAATAGCAATCACATTGTTCTTGAAGGTCAAGGTCATATACAGATGGCGGTAGGCTGCATGCCGACGATTCTGGCCAAATTTATTGAACAGGCCAGTTTTGAGGAAATTGAGACCGAGTGTTTGAATAAAGTAAAACCCGAACCGTTTTTTATAGATTTCAATGGACCAACGCCTTAA
- a CDS encoding helix-turn-helix transcriptional regulator, translating to MNNRLRILRAEKNWSQAELAGRLDVSRQAVNAIETGKHDPSLALAFKIAKLFEQSIEAIFNEEHA from the coding sequence ATGAATAACCGATTACGCATATTACGCGCCGAAAAAAACTGGAGTCAGGCCGAGCTGGCCGGACGTTTGGACGTGTCGCGTCAGGCAGTGAACGCCATCGAAACCGGCAAACACGATCCATCCTTAGCCCTGGCATTCAAGATCGCAAAATTATTCGAGCAATCGATTGAAGCTATTTTCAATGAGGAGCACGCATGA
- the mnmG gene encoding tRNA uridine-5-carboxymethylaminomethyl(34) synthesis enzyme MnmG, which produces MRYPESFDVIVVGGGHAGTEAALAAARMGVRTLLLTHNIETVGQMSCNPAIGGIGKGHLVKEIDALGGVMAKAADHAGIHIRRLNASKGPAVRATRAQADRSLYRAYIRHAVENQENLTLFQQGVDDLIIEINDSGQQEIKGVKTQMGLEFYAPKVVLTVGTFLGGKIHIGESNFQGGRAGDPPSNALSKTLRALPFRVDRLKTGTPPRIDGRSIDYTQLEAQAGDDPRPVFSFMGSVDDHPDQIHCHIARTTEQTHDIIRAALHRSPMYSGEIEGVGPRYCPSIEDKIVRFADKNSHQVFIEPEGLKTHEVYPNGISTSLPFDVQYALVRSMPGFEQAHLLRPGYAIEYDFFDPRDLKHSLETRFVNGLFFAGQINGTTGYEEAGAQGLLAGLNAARQVQGKESWTPQRNEAYIGVLVDDLVTQGTLEPYRMFTSRAEYRLLLREDNADARLTAKAYELGLVDEQRWRAFNSKQEAIEKETTRLTTTLIRPSDFSDSEAKKLFGKKLSSECKAIELLKRPEIDYQTLVSMPMVGAEVDDATVAEQVEIATKYSGYIKRQQDEIAKTARHANKLIPEGMDYARVHGLSNEVRQKLNDIRPETIGQAGRISGVTPAAISLLLVHLKKSEHKNGLSKKIA; this is translated from the coding sequence ATGCGTTACCCCGAATCATTCGATGTCATTGTTGTCGGCGGCGGTCATGCCGGCACCGAAGCGGCCCTGGCCGCGGCGCGTATGGGTGTGCGTACCTTATTGCTAACCCACAATATCGAAACCGTGGGGCAAATGAGTTGTAACCCGGCCATCGGTGGAATTGGCAAAGGCCATTTGGTTAAAGAGATCGATGCCCTCGGTGGCGTTATGGCCAAAGCGGCCGATCACGCCGGAATTCATATACGTCGTTTGAATGCAAGCAAGGGGCCGGCGGTTAGAGCCACGCGTGCCCAGGCCGATCGTAGTTTATATCGAGCTTATATTCGTCACGCCGTTGAGAACCAGGAAAATCTGACTTTATTCCAACAAGGCGTGGATGATCTTATTATTGAAATCAATGACTCGGGACAACAGGAGATCAAGGGGGTTAAAACCCAAATGGGTCTGGAATTTTACGCGCCCAAGGTCGTGCTCACGGTTGGTACATTCCTGGGTGGAAAAATTCACATAGGTGAATCCAATTTTCAAGGTGGACGCGCCGGTGACCCACCGTCGAATGCCTTGTCCAAAACGCTACGCGCGTTACCCTTTAGGGTTGACCGTTTAAAAACCGGTACCCCGCCGCGGATTGATGGTCGCAGTATTGATTACACTCAACTGGAAGCTCAGGCTGGCGATGATCCGCGTCCGGTTTTTTCTTTCATGGGTTCGGTTGATGATCATCCCGATCAGATCCATTGTCACATCGCCCGCACCACCGAACAAACGCATGACATCATTCGTGCGGCCTTGCATCGTTCGCCCATGTACAGTGGCGAGATCGAAGGCGTGGGTCCACGTTACTGCCCATCGATCGAAGACAAGATCGTACGCTTTGCGGATAAAAATTCGCATCAGGTGTTTATTGAACCCGAAGGATTAAAAACCCACGAAGTCTATCCAAATGGTATTTCCACGTCGCTGCCGTTTGATGTGCAATACGCCCTGGTGCGTTCCATGCCCGGATTCGAGCAAGCGCATTTGTTGCGACCCGGTTACGCCATAGAGTATGACTTCTTTGATCCACGTGATCTCAAACACAGCCTGGAAACCCGTTTTGTCAACGGTTTGTTCTTTGCCGGACAGATCAATGGCACGACCGGTTACGAAGAGGCAGGCGCCCAGGGCTTATTGGCCGGATTGAACGCCGCACGTCAAGTACAAGGCAAGGAAAGCTGGACACCGCAACGCAATGAAGCGTATATCGGTGTGTTGGTTGATGATCTGGTTACCCAAGGCACACTGGAACCGTATCGCATGTTCACCAGTCGGGCCGAATACCGTTTGTTATTACGTGAAGACAATGCCGATGCCCGTTTGACCGCGAAAGCTTATGAACTTGGACTGGTTGATGAACAACGCTGGCGGGCTTTTAATAGTAAACAGGAAGCGATTGAAAAAGAAACCACGCGACTGACCACTACCCTGATCCGCCCAAGTGATTTTTCCGACAGCGAAGCAAAAAAATTGTTCGGTAAGAAGCTCTCGTCCGAATGCAAAGCGATCGAATTGCTCAAGCGTCCCGAGATCGATTATCAAACCCTGGTCAGCATGCCGATGGTGGGTGCCGAGGTTGACGATGCGACAGTTGCCGAACAAGTTGAGATCGCAACCAAATATTCGGGCTATATCAAACGCCAACAAGACGAAATTGCCAAGACCGCACGCCATGCCAATAAGCTTATCCCAGAGGGCATGGATTATGCCAGGGTGCATGGTCTGTCGAATGAGGTACGACAAAAGCTCAACGACATCCGTCCCGAGACCATTGGTCAGGCAGGACGCATTTCCGGTGTCACGCCGGCAGCGATCTCCTTATTGCTGGTGCACCTAAAAAAATCCGAACACAAGAACGGATTAAGTAAAAAAATTGCCTAA
- a CDS encoding peptide ABC transporter substrate-binding protein, whose translation MNKSVVKFSLSRFFSIVLIASLVACGGQNDSSEQSTNSSANQQQSAAANKKIGREYFLELQEGQELAEEQVLHKGNGAEVQTLDPHKAEGVPSSNVLRDLYEGLTSEAPTGEVIPGAAESWTLSDDGLVYTFKIRENAKWSNGDPLTAADFEYGIKRSIDPATLSKYAYILAPIKNAEAISSGNEVVANLGVKAIDDVTLEIQLKAPTPYFLGLLNHSSTYPVHKASVEEYGDQFSRPGKMVSNGAYYLVDWVPQSHMILDRNTHYWDNADTIINRVYYYPIEDQSTGLKRYRANELDYTYELPYKQLTWIKENIPDELVIAPYLGVYYFGFNLTQPPFKDNFELRKALTLAIDREVITERVTGAGEIPAYNFVPPVNNYTGQKPDWANWTQAERLAEAKKLYAAAGYTKDSPLTISIHYNTHENHKTISTAVAAMWKQSLGVNVELLNQEWKVFLETRKQKKETQVFRAGWIGDYNDPYTFSELMLSNSGLNDSAYYRDEYDALLAKASVESDLGKRRLLLEEAERMMMSELPIMPIYHYVTKRVVKKHVGGFHPNIMDHHFTKDMFIVKH comes from the coding sequence GTGAATAAATCAGTTGTTAAATTTAGCCTAAGCAGATTTTTTAGTATTGTACTCATCGCCAGTCTGGTGGCTTGCGGTGGTCAGAACGACTCAAGCGAGCAGTCGACAAATTCCAGTGCAAACCAACAACAATCTGCAGCGGCTAATAAAAAAATTGGACGCGAATATTTCCTTGAACTCCAGGAAGGTCAGGAACTTGCCGAGGAGCAAGTCTTGCACAAGGGCAATGGCGCTGAAGTGCAAACCCTGGATCCGCACAAGGCCGAAGGTGTGCCGTCTTCCAATGTTTTACGTGACCTGTACGAAGGCCTGACCAGTGAAGCGCCTACCGGTGAAGTGATACCGGGGGCAGCCGAATCCTGGACCCTTAGTGATGACGGTCTGGTCTACACCTTTAAGATCCGGGAGAATGCCAAATGGTCAAACGGCGACCCACTCACGGCGGCCGATTTTGAATACGGCATCAAACGTAGTATTGATCCGGCCACCTTATCCAAATACGCCTATATTCTGGCGCCGATCAAAAATGCCGAAGCCATCAGTTCCGGCAATGAGGTTGTGGCCAACCTGGGCGTGAAAGCCATAGACGATGTAACGCTTGAGATTCAGTTAAAAGCACCAACGCCATATTTTCTTGGTTTGTTGAATCACTCCAGTACCTATCCGGTACATAAAGCGTCGGTGGAAGAATACGGCGATCAGTTTTCCCGTCCTGGCAAAATGGTCTCCAACGGGGCTTATTATCTGGTCGACTGGGTGCCACAATCGCATATGATCCTGGATCGCAACACGCATTACTGGGATAACGCCGACACCATCATTAACCGTGTGTATTACTATCCGATCGAAGACCAGTCCACCGGCTTGAAACGTTATCGCGCCAATGAGCTTGATTACACCTATGAACTGCCCTACAAACAACTTACCTGGATCAAGGAGAACATCCCTGACGAACTGGTGATCGCGCCGTATCTTGGGGTGTATTATTTTGGTTTCAATTTGACCCAACCACCATTCAAAGACAATTTTGAATTACGCAAGGCCTTGACTCTGGCCATCGATCGCGAAGTGATCACCGAACGCGTGACCGGCGCCGGCGAAATTCCTGCTTATAACTTTGTACCACCGGTTAATAATTACACCGGTCAAAAACCTGACTGGGCCAACTGGACCCAGGCTGAACGTCTGGCCGAAGCCAAAAAACTATACGCCGCGGCCGGGTACACCAAAGACAGTCCTTTAACCATCAGTATTCATTACAACACTCACGAAAACCATAAAACCATTTCCACCGCGGTTGCCGCGATGTGGAAACAAAGCCTGGGCGTGAATGTGGAATTGCTCAACCAGGAATGGAAAGTATTTCTGGAAACCCGCAAACAGAAAAAAGAGACCCAGGTGTTCAGAGCCGGCTGGATCGGCGATTACAACGATCCGTATACCTTCTCGGAATTGATGTTAAGCAACAGTGGATTGAATGACTCGGCCTACTATCGCGACGAGTACGATGCATTACTGGCCAAAGCCAGTGTGGAGTCGGATCTGGGCAAGCGCCGTTTATTGCTGGAAGAAGCCGAACGTATGATGATGAGTGAATTGCCGATCATGCCGATCTATCACTATGTGACCAAGCGTGTGGTTAAAAAGCACGTGGGCGGTTTCCATCCAAATATCATGGATCATCATTTCACCAAAGACATGTTTATTGTTAAACATTGA